In Microcella indica, the genomic window CCAGCGTGCACGCCGCTGGCGACGAGCTGCCCCTCGACACCCGATGGCAACCCGCGGAGCCGAGCGGTCACCCCGGGCCCGCCGAGCTGCTTGCGAGCGCCTTCGCGGCGTGCCTGCTCAAGAACGTCGCCCGCTCGAGCGCACTGCTGCCATTCGCCTACGAGAGCGTGGAGGCCACGGTCGTGATGCATCGGCAGGATGCTCCGCCGCGGTTCACCGCCCTCGAGTACGCCCTGCACCTGGTCACGAGCGAGCCCGCGCACCGCGTCGAGCTGCTGCACCGCAACCTGCAGAAGTTCGGAACGGTGTACAACACCCTCGCCGCCGTGTGCGAGGTCACCGGAACCGTGACAAGCAGCCCGCCCGCCTAGTGCGCCGGTAGCCTGGGCCGCGTGACTGCGCCCCCGCCGAGTGAGCCGTGACGGCCGCACTGCCGCTCGTCGTGGACGTGCTGCTCCTCCTCGCTCTCGTGGCCGCCGTCGTGCGCGGTGCGCGCGCCGGCTTCGTCTTCACGCTCGGCTCGACGATCGGCGCGATCGTGGGCGCCGTCGCGGCCGTCGTGCTCGTGCCCGTGCTCGCAGCCTGGGTGCCCGACCCGCAGTGGCGCATCGCCGCCGTCTTCGCCGCCATCGCGCTCCTCGTGATCGGAGGCCTGAGCCTCGGCGAGGCGATCGGCCACCACTGGAAACGGCGCGTGCGCAAGCGGCTGCGAGCGGTCGACCGGGTCGTCGGCGCGGTCGCGGGCGGTGCGGTCGGCGTGCTCGTCGTGAGTCTGCTCGGCTCGACCGTCACCGCACTCGGCATTCCCCTCGTCTCGCCCGCCGTCGCGAGCTCGACCGTGCTCAGCACGATCGAGCGGTACACACCCGACCCGCTCGCGCGAGCGCTCGGGCAGGTGCGCGGGCTCGTCGTGAGCGAGGGCATCCCGCGCATCGCCGACGCCCTCGGCGCACTCGACTCCGGCCCGCCGCCGACCATCGATGGCGGGAGCCCGGCCCTCACGGAGGCCGCGCAGTCCGTCGGACGGGTGACCGGCGCCGCCTACGCGTGCGGGCAGACGCAGTCGGGCAGCGCCTTCGTGATCGCCGACGACCGACTGCTCACCAACGCCCACGTCGTCGCGGGCGTCACCGAGCCGACGGTCGAGCTGCCCGGCGTCGGGGGCGTCGCGGGGCGCATCGTGTACTTCGACGCCCAGCAGGACGTGGCCGTGATCGCCATCGACGGGCTCAGCACGGCGCCCCTCGCGCTCGGGGAGACCCTGCCCGATGGCACCGTCGCCGTGCAGGGCTACCCCTTCGGCGGCCCCTTCGCCTCGACGGGGGCGGAGATCGTCGACGTGAGCACGATCGAGGCATCCAGCATCGACGGCGGCTCGCGCGCGGCGCGCGAGTCGTACACGCTCGCCGCCGACGTCAACCCGGGCAACTCGGGCGGGCCCGTGCTCGACCTCGACGGCCGCGTCATCGGCATGGTCTACGCGCGCTCCGCCACGCGCGACGACATCGGCTACGCGCACACCATGGCGGAGCTCGATGACGTCATCGCCGCGGCGCCGCAGCTGACCGACGCGGTCGGCTCCGGGCGCTGCACGACCCGATAGGCAGGCCGCGACGGCGCACCGCGCTCAGGGGACGAGGACGATCTTGCCGCGCAGGTGCCCCGACTCGAGCCGCGTGAAGGCCTCGCGCACCTCGACGAGCGGGTAGCGTGCCGCGATCGGCACCTCCACCTCCCCCGAGCCGACAAGGGCGACGAGCGCCCGCAGGGTCGGAGCGTGCACGGCCCCGCGACCCACGCGGCGCACGCCGAAGGGCTCGGGATCGGTCGCGATCGTGTTGATGCGCTCGGGCGGCACGCCGAGCTCGAGCGCCGCGCGGATCGTCTCAGGGCCGTGCTGGTCGAACACGGCCGTGATGCCGTCGGCAGCAGCATCCCGCAGCCTCTCGGCCAGCCCCTCGCCGTACAGGACCGGCACGACGCCGCGCTCGGCGAGCCACGCGTGATTGCTCTCGCTCGCCGTGCCGATGACGCGCAGGCCCCGGGCGACCGCGAGCTGGCACAGGATGCCGCCCACTCCCCCCGCCGCCGCGGAGACGACGATCGTGTCGCCCTCGGCGAGGGTCTGCGACTCGAGCGCGTCCCACGCCGTCTGGCCGGCGAGCGCGAGACCGCCCGCGACCTCGAGGTGCACGTCGTCGGGCACCGGGGCGATCGCCTCGACCGGTGCCAGCACCAGGTCGCACGCCGCCCCGCTCGGAATCGAGCCGAAGACACGGTCCCCCACGGCGATGTCGCTCACGTCGCCCCCCACCGACTCCACGACTCCGGAGAACTCGCGCCCGACTGTCGTGGGCAACGACGCTGCGACGTGCGACGTGCCCCGCCGGATCTTGTAGTCGACCGGGTTGAGGCCCGCGGCCGCGAGCCGGATGCGCACCTCGCCCTCCCCGGGAGCCGCGACCGTGATCGTCTCGACGTTGATCACCTCGGGGCCGCCGACCGAGTGGTAGCGAGCGGCCCGGGCGGGCACAGGCTCGGAGGTCGACGAGTCGGCGGTCGGTGCGTCAGTGCGAGAACTCATGCTCTCCACTGTAGGCACACCTCGTGCGCGACAT contains:
- a CDS encoding OsmC family protein codes for the protein MTTAPLAYRVSARANAASASVHAAGDELPLDTRWQPAEPSGHPGPAELLASAFAACLLKNVARSSALLPFAYESVEATVVMHRQDAPPRFTALEYALHLVTSEPAHRVELLHRNLQKFGTVYNTLAAVCEVTGTVTSSPPA
- a CDS encoding MarP family serine protease, which encodes MTAALPLVVDVLLLLALVAAVVRGARAGFVFTLGSTIGAIVGAVAAVVLVPVLAAWVPDPQWRIAAVFAAIALLVIGGLSLGEAIGHHWKRRVRKRLRAVDRVVGAVAGGAVGVLVVSLLGSTVTALGIPLVSPAVASSTVLSTIERYTPDPLARALGQVRGLVVSEGIPRIADALGALDSGPPPTIDGGSPALTEAAQSVGRVTGAAYACGQTQSGSAFVIADDRLLTNAHVVAGVTEPTVELPGVGGVAGRIVYFDAQQDVAVIAIDGLSTAPLALGETLPDGTVAVQGYPFGGPFASTGAEIVDVSTIEASSIDGGSRAARESYTLAADVNPGNSGGPVLDLDGRVIGMVYARSATRDDIGYAHTMAELDDVIAAAPQLTDAVGSGRCTTR
- a CDS encoding NADP-dependent oxidoreductase, coding for MSSRTDAPTADSSTSEPVPARAARYHSVGGPEVINVETITVAAPGEGEVRIRLAAAGLNPVDYKIRRGTSHVAASLPTTVGREFSGVVESVGGDVSDIAVGDRVFGSIPSGAACDLVLAPVEAIAPVPDDVHLEVAGGLALAGQTAWDALESQTLAEGDTIVVSAAAGGVGGILCQLAVARGLRVIGTASESNHAWLAERGVVPVLYGEGLAERLRDAAADGITAVFDQHGPETIRAALELGVPPERINTIATDPEPFGVRRVGRGAVHAPTLRALVALVGSGEVEVPIAARYPLVEVREAFTRLESGHLRGKIVLVP